A single window of Pontibacillus chungwhensis DNA harbors:
- a CDS encoding LacI family DNA-binding transcriptional regulator, whose product MATIEDVARFAGLSRTTVSRVINDQPYVSEEKRSRVEDAMKALGYVPNSSARRLRSQKTETIAVLLPRITNPFFNHLIESMEMKASEWGYQVIICQTHDSPQKERDYLELLRKKQVDGIILTSIQNEWEVIEGYLQSGPIVLCNENVEEAQVPVVHVDQAKAAYEATVHLIEQGASEIAFLHGGEDSYVFRHRERGFLKALHERRLPRLEAEVFSSAVDVESGRALFHQIRNNYPSINGVFAGSDEVAAGFIYEAVQAGVKVPEEISVVGFDNQAISMLMKPSITTVEQPVQDMGERCVELLIHQVENGYSLKREEHVFKHRLQARASTTRQSKLVTL is encoded by the coding sequence GTGGCAACAATTGAGGATGTTGCAAGATTTGCAGGGTTGTCTAGGACAACGGTTTCTCGAGTCATTAATGATCAGCCGTATGTGTCAGAGGAAAAGCGTAGCCGAGTGGAAGATGCTATGAAAGCTTTAGGATATGTGCCAAATTCATCTGCAAGGCGACTTCGAAGCCAAAAGACAGAAACAATCGCCGTGTTACTGCCTAGAATTACAAATCCTTTTTTTAATCATTTAATAGAATCAATGGAGATGAAAGCTTCTGAATGGGGCTATCAGGTGATTATTTGCCAAACACATGATTCCCCTCAGAAAGAACGTGATTATCTAGAGCTTCTCCGCAAGAAACAAGTAGACGGGATCATCCTTACATCTATCCAAAATGAATGGGAAGTAATAGAAGGATACTTACAATCGGGTCCAATCGTGTTGTGCAATGAGAATGTAGAAGAAGCGCAAGTGCCTGTTGTACATGTTGATCAGGCTAAGGCAGCTTATGAAGCGACTGTTCACCTGATTGAACAAGGGGCTTCGGAAATTGCGTTTTTACACGGAGGAGAAGATAGCTACGTCTTCCGGCATCGTGAGCGAGGATTTTTGAAAGCGCTTCACGAGAGGCGGCTACCACGTCTAGAAGCAGAGGTGTTTAGCTCTGCGGTGGACGTTGAGAGTGGGCGAGCGTTGTTTCACCAAATACGGAACAATTATCCTTCCATTAACGGAGTGTTTGCAGGATCAGATGAAGTCGCAGCCGGTTTTATTTATGAAGCCGTTCAAGCAGGTGTGAAAGTACCTGAAGAGATTAGCGTTGTTGGTTTCGATAATCAAGCGATCTCTATGTTGATGAAGCCATCCATTACCACCGTAGAGCAACCTGTACAAGATATGGGAGAACGTTGTGTCGAACTGTTAATCCATCAGGTGGAGAACGGGTATAGCTTAAAAAGGGAAGAGCACGTTTTCAAGCACCGTTTACAAGCGAGAGCTTCCACCACTCGTCAATCAAAATTAGTCACACTATAA